A window of Pusillimonas sp. T7-7 contains these coding sequences:
- the sufU gene encoding Fe-S cluster assembly sulfur transfer protein SufU, whose protein sequence is MSDQYSDLRELYQEVIFDHNRHPRNFHAMDDASHRADGHNPLCGDQLTVYARVNGDLVEEVSFVGHGCAISTASASLMTEAVKGKSVAEVEALFQDMHAMLTEKHPEARDFGKLEVLSGVREFPARVKCATLAWHTLHNAITLARDTARTE, encoded by the coding sequence ATGAGCGATCAGTACAGCGATCTACGCGAGCTTTACCAGGAAGTCATCTTTGACCATAACCGTCATCCGCGCAACTTCCATGCCATGGACGACGCCAGCCATCGGGCTGACGGCCACAATCCCTTGTGCGGCGATCAACTGACAGTTTATGCGCGGGTCAATGGCGACCTTGTCGAAGAGGTCAGTTTTGTTGGCCATGGCTGCGCCATTTCCACGGCTTCGGCGTCGCTCATGACTGAAGCCGTCAAGGGTAAGTCTGTAGCCGAGGTCGAGGCGCTGTTTCAGGATATGCACGCGATGCTGACCGAAAAGCATCCCGAGGCGCGCGATTTCGGCAAGCTCGAAGTACTGTCGGGCGTGCGCGAATTTCCGGCACGAGTCAAGTGCGCCACGCTGGCCTGGCATACGCTGCATAACGCGATTACGCTGGCGCGCGATACCGCGCGCACCGAATAG
- a CDS encoding cysteine desulfurase: MNAPTLVASRGSQLNRTGDFPILSRPVKGRRLVYLDNGATTQKPLSVIQVESQYYEQSNANIHRGVHWLSQHSTDLYEQGRESVRRLLNAARAEEIVFTRGTTEAINLVAYSWGWANLKEGDEILVTGMEHHSNIVPWQLLCERTGARLRVVPVTDSGEIDLDEYRALLNARTRLVGIVHVSNALGTINPVDEMTRLAHEAGALVLIDGAQAVAHQVVDVQAIGCDFYVFSGHKLYGPTGMGALYARYDVLKDMPPWQGGGDMIHTVSFERSTYADVPQRFEAGTPNIAGVVAMGAAIRYVQDIGLDAIATYEHGLLQTATEQLLALPGVRLIGTATAKAGILSFVVDGIHPHDLGTILDTEGVAIRAGHHCAMPLMTRFGIPGTARASLALYNTEDDVTALADALRKAQKLFGTGQ, encoded by the coding sequence ATGAATGCCCCCACTCTTGTTGCCTCCCGGGGATCCCAGCTGAATCGCACGGGTGACTTTCCGATTTTGTCACGCCCTGTGAAGGGGCGGCGGCTGGTGTATCTGGACAACGGCGCCACAACACAAAAGCCGCTGTCGGTCATTCAAGTGGAAAGCCAGTATTACGAACAGTCCAATGCCAATATCCACCGTGGTGTGCACTGGCTGTCGCAGCACTCAACCGACTTGTACGAACAAGGCCGTGAAAGTGTTCGCCGTTTGCTCAATGCCGCACGTGCTGAAGAAATCGTCTTCACACGCGGCACGACCGAAGCCATTAACCTGGTGGCCTATAGCTGGGGCTGGGCGAACCTGAAAGAGGGCGACGAAATCCTCGTTACAGGCATGGAGCATCACTCCAATATCGTGCCCTGGCAATTGCTATGTGAACGCACGGGTGCGCGCCTGCGGGTCGTGCCAGTCACCGACAGCGGCGAAATCGATCTGGACGAATACCGGGCCTTGCTCAATGCCCGGACCCGCCTGGTGGGTATTGTGCATGTATCCAACGCATTGGGCACCATCAACCCGGTTGATGAAATGACACGCCTGGCACACGAAGCAGGTGCGCTGGTATTGATTGATGGCGCACAGGCGGTTGCCCACCAGGTGGTCGATGTGCAGGCCATAGGCTGCGACTTTTACGTTTTCTCGGGGCACAAGTTGTATGGGCCGACCGGCATGGGCGCGCTGTATGCCCGTTACGATGTGCTCAAAGACATGCCGCCCTGGCAGGGCGGCGGCGACATGATCCATACCGTCAGCTTCGAGCGCAGCACTTATGCCGACGTGCCCCAGCGGTTCGAGGCAGGCACCCCAAATATTGCGGGCGTAGTGGCCATGGGCGCCGCCATCCGCTATGTGCAGGACATTGGACTGGACGCCATTGCAACCTATGAACACGGGCTGCTGCAGACGGCTACCGAACAGCTGCTGGCATTGCCGGGCGTGCGCCTGATAGGCACAGCCACTGCCAAGGCCGGCATATTGTCTTTCGTCGTCGACGGCATACATCCCCACGATCTGGGCACCATTCTTGATACAGAAGGGGTTGCCATCCGTGCGGGCCACCATTGCGCCATGCCCCTGATGACACGCTTTGGGATCCCGGGCACAGCGCGTGCGTCGCTGGCGCTGTATAACACCGAAGACGATGTCACCGCGCTGGCTGATGCCTTGCGCAAGGCCCAGAAATTGTTTGGAACAGGGCAGTAA
- the sufD gene encoding Fe-S cluster assembly protein SufD, with protein MSTVQTWVADFAARGQGLTGANIPWLAAMRKRAIERFASEGWPTTKQENWRHTSLATLEQQSFLPAGQASVADLVNQVRANESGHWLVFTDGRFDPALSDIGDLPGGAQILALSAALADSPDTVQDLFGDETQGASTAALNLALASDGAVIRLARGVELEKPVHLIFIAASQQAASFPRNLIQAEAGSRAVIVEHYLGQNSGASLTNTVTRAQLAADAHVTHLKLQHEDEQAVHLGAIDVVQATGSVYNSHSMSFGARLARHDIATDFSGDHCEALLNGLYYVNGRRHVDHHTLIGHSKPHGVSHEYYRGVLADTARGVFSGRILVAPGADKTDAVQRSDSLLLSRMAKADARPELEIYADDVKCAHGATVGQIDEDSLFYLRTRGLDESSARSVLTYAFAAEAVARIEPEILRRRIVGAIRSLAPSGLDLGEFA; from the coding sequence ATGAGCACTGTACAAACCTGGGTGGCCGATTTTGCGGCCCGTGGGCAGGGTTTGACAGGCGCCAATATTCCCTGGCTGGCTGCCATGCGCAAGCGCGCCATCGAGCGATTTGCCAGCGAAGGCTGGCCCACGACCAAGCAAGAAAACTGGCGTCATACATCGCTTGCCACGCTTGAGCAGCAATCTTTCTTGCCAGCCGGGCAGGCGTCGGTTGCCGACCTGGTCAACCAGGTTCGTGCAAATGAGTCTGGGCATTGGCTGGTGTTCACAGACGGCCGATTTGATCCGGCGCTGTCAGATATCGGTGATTTGCCCGGTGGTGCGCAAATCCTGGCCCTGAGCGCCGCATTGGCCGACTCGCCCGATACGGTGCAAGACCTGTTCGGTGATGAAACCCAGGGCGCCAGCACGGCAGCGCTGAATCTTGCCTTGGCAAGCGACGGAGCGGTCATACGCCTTGCGCGCGGCGTCGAGCTTGAAAAACCGGTGCACCTGATATTTATTGCCGCCAGCCAGCAGGCCGCCAGCTTTCCGCGCAACCTGATCCAGGCTGAAGCCGGATCGCGTGCGGTCATCGTTGAGCACTACCTCGGGCAAAATAGCGGCGCCAGCCTGACCAATACCGTCACGCGGGCGCAATTGGCCGCAGATGCCCATGTTACGCACCTGAAGCTGCAGCATGAAGACGAGCAGGCTGTTCATCTGGGCGCCATCGATGTCGTGCAAGCCACGGGTTCGGTATACAACTCGCACTCCATGTCGTTTGGCGCGCGCCTGGCACGCCACGATATTGCCACCGACTTCAGCGGTGACCATTGCGAAGCCCTGCTTAACGGCCTGTACTACGTCAATGGCCGGCGTCACGTCGATCACCATACCCTGATAGGGCATTCCAAGCCGCATGGCGTCAGTCACGAATACTATCGTGGCGTCTTGGCCGATACGGCCCGGGGTGTGTTCAGCGGGCGGATTCTGGTGGCGCCCGGCGCAGACAAGACCGATGCGGTGCAAAGATCAGACAGTCTGTTGTTGTCGCGCATGGCCAAGGCCGATGCCCGCCCCGAGCTTGAAATTTATGCTGACGACGTCAAGTGCGCCCATGGCGCCACTGTGGGCCAGATCGACGAAGACAGTCTGTTTTACTTGCGTACCCGCGGGCTGGATGAGTCCAGCGCGCGCAGTGTGCTGACCTACGCCTTTGCGGCTGAAGCCGTAGCGCGTATCGAGCCTGAAATATTGCGTCGCCGTATTGTGGGCGCCATACGTTCCCTGGCTCCCAGTGGTCTTGATCTGGGGGAGTTTGCATGA
- the sufC gene encoding Fe-S cluster assembly ATPase SufC encodes MLSIKNLHASVEEKSILRGLNLEVNAGEVHAIMGPNGSGKSTLSQVLAGREDYKIESGEVDWMGQDLLSMSIEDRARSGLFLAFQYPIEIPGVSNAYFLKAAVNATRRHQGLPELDAMDFLKRVKAEMKAVGMREEFLYRSVNEGFSGGEKKRNEILQMTLLEPKLAILDETDSGLDIDALKVVADGVNRLRSPERALVVITHYQRLLDYIVPDFVHVLAGGRIVRSGGRELALELEERGYGWVTEAAATEKGAAA; translated from the coding sequence ATGCTCAGCATCAAAAATCTGCACGCCTCGGTCGAAGAAAAATCGATACTGCGTGGTTTGAATTTGGAAGTAAACGCCGGCGAAGTACACGCCATCATGGGGCCTAATGGTTCGGGTAAAAGCACTTTGTCGCAGGTGTTGGCCGGCCGCGAAGACTACAAGATCGAAAGCGGCGAAGTCGACTGGATGGGACAAGATCTGCTGTCCATGTCCATCGAAGATCGCGCGCGCTCGGGTCTGTTCCTGGCGTTCCAGTATCCCATCGAAATTCCGGGCGTGTCCAACGCTTATTTCCTGAAGGCGGCCGTCAATGCAACGCGGCGCCACCAGGGTTTGCCAGAGCTGGATGCCATGGACTTCCTGAAACGGGTCAAGGCCGAAATGAAGGCGGTGGGCATGCGCGAAGAGTTTCTTTACCGCTCTGTCAACGAAGGTTTTTCGGGCGGCGAGAAAAAGCGCAATGAAATTCTGCAAATGACTTTACTGGAACCCAAGCTGGCCATCCTGGACGAAACCGACTCGGGGTTGGATATCGACGCGCTCAAGGTTGTCGCCGACGGTGTCAACCGGCTGCGTTCGCCGGAACGCGCCCTGGTCGTGATCACTCACTATCAGCGTCTGCTCGATTACATTGTGCCCGATTTTGTGCACGTCCTGGCCGGCGGCCGCATTGTCCGATCCGGTGGCCGCGAGCTCGCACTTGAGCTTGAAGAGCGCGGCTATGGCTGGGTTACTGAGGCGGCCGCTACAGAAAAAGGGGCTGCGGCATGA
- the sufB gene encoding Fe-S cluster assembly protein SufB, which yields MNSLTEPTVKPTVVKPAADPIESFLDREYSAGFVTEIESVTIPKGLSEDTIRLLSAKKGEPEFMLEWRLAAYRHWLTMDLPEWAKVSFPAIDFQDISYYSAPKSKKDGPKSLDEVDPELLRTYEKLGVPLHERARLAGVAVDAVFDSVSVATTFRKQLAEVGVIFCSFSEAVKEYPELVRKYLGSVVPPGDNFYAALNSAVFSDGSFVFIPKGVRCPMELSTYFRINAQDTGQFERTLIIAEEGASVSYLEGCTAPMRDENQLHAAVVELVALDDAKIKYSTVQNWYPGDKDGKGGIYNFVTKRGDCRGARSRISWTQVETGSAITWKYPSVILRGDDSIGEFYSVALSNHRQQADTGTKMIHIGRNTRSTIISKGISAGHGSNAYRGLVRITPKAENARNYTQCDSLLIGSKCAAHTFPTMEVQNPSASVEHEATASRIGEDQLFYAMQRGLSAEDAVSMIVNGFCKEVFKELPMEFAVEAQNLLGVSLEGSVG from the coding sequence ATGAATTCCTTAACCGAACCTACAGTGAAACCCACGGTAGTCAAGCCTGCGGCCGATCCTATCGAGTCTTTTCTCGATCGCGAATATTCGGCCGGCTTTGTCACTGAAATTGAATCGGTCACCATTCCCAAGGGTCTGAGTGAAGACACCATTCGATTGCTATCGGCAAAGAAGGGCGAGCCCGAGTTCATGCTTGAATGGCGTTTGGCGGCTTACCGTCATTGGCTGACGATGGACTTGCCCGAGTGGGCCAAGGTCAGTTTTCCGGCCATCGATTTCCAGGACATCAGCTATTACTCGGCGCCAAAAAGCAAAAAAGATGGCCCCAAAAGCCTGGACGAAGTCGATCCTGAATTGCTGCGTACCTATGAAAAGCTGGGTGTGCCACTGCATGAACGCGCCCGCCTTGCTGGCGTGGCGGTCGATGCGGTGTTTGATTCTGTGTCGGTGGCCACAACCTTTCGCAAGCAACTGGCCGAGGTTGGCGTCATTTTCTGTTCGTTCTCGGAAGCCGTCAAAGAGTATCCAGAGCTGGTTCGCAAGTACCTGGGCAGCGTGGTGCCCCCGGGCGATAACTTTTACGCTGCACTGAACTCAGCCGTGTTTTCCGATGGCTCTTTCGTGTTCATTCCCAAAGGCGTGCGCTGCCCTATGGAGCTGTCTACGTACTTCCGCATCAATGCGCAAGATACCGGTCAGTTCGAACGGACCCTGATCATTGCCGAAGAGGGCGCATCGGTCAGTTATCTGGAAGGCTGTACGGCGCCCATGCGCGACGAAAACCAACTGCACGCCGCTGTGGTTGAACTGGTTGCGCTGGATGATGCCAAGATCAAGTACTCCACAGTACAGAACTGGTATCCGGGCGACAAAGACGGCAAGGGCGGCATTTATAATTTCGTCACCAAGCGGGGCGACTGCCGAGGGGCGCGTTCGCGCATTTCCTGGACTCAGGTTGAAACCGGTTCAGCGATTACCTGGAAATATCCCAGCGTGATCCTGCGCGGCGACGACTCCATCGGCGAGTTCTACTCGGTTGCGCTCAGCAACCATCGCCAGCAGGCCGACACCGGCACCAAGATGATACATATCGGCCGCAATACGCGCAGCACGATCATCTCCAAGGGTATCTCGGCGGGCCATGGCAGCAATGCTTACCGAGGGCTGGTGCGCATTACTCCCAAGGCCGAGAACGCACGCAACTACACGCAGTGCGACTCGTTGCTGATCGGCAGCAAATGCGCGGCGCACACATTCCCGACCATGGAGGTTCAAAACCCGTCGGCCAGCGTCGAGCACGAAGCCACGGCATCGCGTATCGGTGAAGATCAGTTGTTTTATGCCATGCAGCGCGGCTTGTCCGCAGAGGACGCCGTTTCGATGATCGTGAACGGGTTCTGCAAGGAAGTTTTCAAGGAATTGCCCATGGAGTTTGCAGTCGAAGCACAAAATCTGCTCGGTGTAAGCCTGGAAGGCAGCGTAGGTTAA
- a CDS encoding SUF system Fe-S cluster assembly regulator: MAIVASRRQQVLRISKIIDYGTLVLTHMAGSPERMFSASDLASTLGLGQPTVSKILKLLGQHELVTSSRGARGGYILSRPASQISVADIIDALEEQPFGLTECTALPGACSVEAGCHIRSNWQRINAIVRHTLEEISVADMIRTTPIEFPMNMHPVSKSSVRTQARPMTWSQTK, translated from the coding sequence ATGGCTATAGTAGCAAGTCGGAGGCAGCAGGTGCTGCGCATCAGCAAAATCATCGATTACGGCACGTTGGTGCTGACCCACATGGCGGGCAGCCCGGAACGCATGTTCAGTGCGTCTGACCTGGCCAGCACGCTGGGGCTGGGCCAACCTACCGTCAGCAAGATACTCAAACTGCTGGGCCAGCACGAGCTGGTCACCAGCAGCAGGGGTGCGCGTGGCGGCTACATACTTAGCCGGCCAGCCAGCCAGATCAGTGTGGCCGATATTATAGACGCTCTTGAAGAGCAGCCGTTCGGGCTTACCGAATGCACCGCTTTGCCCGGCGCTTGCAGCGTCGAGGCTGGTTGCCATATACGCAGCAACTGGCAGCGCATCAACGCTATTGTAAGGCATACGCTCGAAGAGATTAGCGTGGCCGACATGATCCGTACCACACCTATTGAATTTCCCATGAATATGCATCCGGTTTCCAAATCAAGTGTCCGGACTCAAGCACGTCCCATGACATGGAGTCAAACCAAATGA
- a CDS encoding HAMP domain-containing sensor histidine kinase, which translates to MAEKVAYYAFILFTLTTPPRTLLMWLRTPGSYGFDLSTYWVITKISIYAFSLVFGLALIITIIQRSSRTKQIIDENLSLISHDLRAPLATIFGNLRLLQKTASLEQRTQMRAIERSAKYQDSLIGDILAGKEQNFELLEVNSSFIKIKRLLADLCLHADSWCSQHNTVFSLGVLTPLPDQIRTDERRLKQVLLNLLSNAALATRDGNVQLHVKTLIDKPGWVRIRFEVHDTGPGIDACQQSRLFNAYERFNTQQPGTGLGLYIAQRITNNLGGLLAVHSEPGKGSCFSFELGAPTRDDGAIPSGWQPPSSPAKVLADPFDHRHCLPSKESRQQLAKYASEGRYSEIEHWIRLEIPAKPGYQGFRSVLQKALDRLDFDEIYALARSHEQAPQVE; encoded by the coding sequence ATGGCCGAGAAAGTCGCTTATTACGCCTTCATCTTGTTCACGCTTACCACGCCGCCCAGGACTTTGCTTATGTGGCTCAGGACACCTGGCAGTTATGGATTCGATCTCAGCACTTACTGGGTCATTACCAAGATATCAATCTACGCGTTCTCGCTGGTGTTTGGCCTGGCCCTGATCATAACGATTATCCAACGAAGCTCAAGGACGAAACAAATCATCGATGAAAACCTGAGCCTTATCAGCCATGACTTGCGGGCGCCGTTGGCGACCATTTTCGGAAACCTGCGCCTGCTTCAAAAAACGGCCTCGTTGGAGCAGCGAACGCAAATGCGGGCTATAGAACGCAGCGCCAAGTATCAAGACTCGCTGATCGGCGATATTCTTGCCGGAAAAGAGCAGAATTTTGAACTACTGGAAGTGAACTCAAGCTTTATCAAGATCAAGCGGCTCCTTGCGGACCTGTGCTTGCATGCCGATAGTTGGTGCTCGCAACACAACACGGTCTTCTCATTAGGCGTTCTCACCCCCCTGCCCGATCAAATCCGCACTGACGAGCGCCGATTAAAACAAGTTCTGCTCAACTTGCTGTCAAACGCAGCGCTCGCCACACGTGATGGCAATGTCCAGCTGCATGTAAAGACATTGATCGACAAACCAGGGTGGGTCCGGATTCGCTTTGAAGTTCATGATACCGGACCAGGCATTGATGCCTGCCAGCAATCACGACTCTTCAATGCTTATGAACGCTTCAACACGCAACAGCCGGGTACCGGCCTTGGGCTATACATCGCTCAACGGATTACAAATAATCTGGGCGGCTTACTGGCTGTTCACAGCGAACCTGGAAAAGGCAGCTGCTTTTCATTCGAACTAGGAGCTCCGACCCGCGACGACGGTGCTATACCCTCAGGGTGGCAGCCTCCATCGTCACCTGCAAAGGTACTTGCTGATCCATTCGATCATCGCCATTGCCTGCCTTCCAAAGAGTCCCGCCAGCAATTGGCCAAGTATGCCAGCGAAGGCCGCTATAGCGAGATTGAACACTGGATCCGATTGGAAATCCCCGCCAAACCTGGCTATCAGGGTTTCCGGTCGGTCCTCCAAAAGGCGCTTGACCGTTTGGACTTTGATGAAATTTACGCCTTAGCCCGATCGCACGAACAAGCACCTCAGGTCGAATAA
- a CDS encoding ABC transporter ATP-binding protein/permease, translating into MKLTHRGPAPRRRNDFQAIKSLLPYVWQFKWRVIAAIACLVAAKVASVILPLYLKDIVDQLSVPATLLALPVAALLGYGFARLASSVFGELRDALFARVTQGSIRRIAAQLFKHLFALSLRFHMQRQTGGLSRDIERGTKGIGFLLNFMVFNILPTLLEIAMVTGILLWRYDWPFAVATLGTIAAYIVFTLVVTEKRMVYRRSMNDLDSKANSKAIDALINYETVKYFGNEGYELDRYDRNLGKWVDSAVKNQVSLNFLNIGQGAIITAGVTVLLWLSADGVVKGAMTVGDVVLVSAYLTQLYAPLNFLGFVYREIKHALADMERMFDLMEQGQEVADQPDARNLKTSQASIEFDHVDFGYEGKRQILFDVSLAIPAGKTLAVVGASGAGKSTLSRLMFRFYDVTAGAIKINGADIRGLTQASLRQHIGIVPQDTVLFNDSILYNIAYGNPLATQDEIIQAARAASIHDFIMGLPDGYQTQVGERGLKLSGGEKQRVAIARTLLKNPPILIFDEATSALDTRTERSIQDELNQISKDRTTLIIAHRLSTIVEADEILVLDHGKVLEQGAHRELLAQGGRYAQMWALQQAGQD; encoded by the coding sequence ATGAAACTCACTCATCGAGGTCCTGCGCCTCGTCGCCGTAACGATTTCCAGGCCATCAAGTCCTTGCTGCCCTATGTATGGCAGTTCAAATGGCGGGTCATCGCCGCCATAGCCTGTCTGGTGGCCGCCAAGGTGGCCAGCGTCATTCTGCCGCTGTATCTGAAAGACATAGTCGATCAGTTGAGCGTACCTGCCACGCTCTTGGCTCTGCCGGTTGCCGCTTTGCTGGGCTATGGATTCGCACGCCTGGCATCCAGCGTGTTCGGCGAGTTGCGCGATGCCTTGTTTGCACGGGTTACGCAAGGATCCATACGACGTATTGCGGCGCAGTTGTTCAAGCATTTGTTTGCCTTGTCTTTGCGCTTTCACATGCAGCGCCAGACGGGCGGACTGAGCCGGGATATTGAGCGGGGCACCAAAGGTATTGGATTCCTGCTTAATTTCATGGTGTTCAATATTTTGCCCACACTGCTGGAAATAGCCATGGTGACGGGCATTTTGCTATGGCGCTATGACTGGCCGTTTGCAGTGGCCACGCTGGGCACGATCGCTGCCTATATCGTGTTTACGCTGGTGGTGACCGAAAAGCGCATGGTGTACAGGCGCAGCATGAATGACCTGGACAGCAAGGCCAACAGCAAAGCCATCGACGCATTGATCAACTATGAAACGGTCAAGTATTTCGGCAATGAGGGTTACGAGCTGGACCGCTATGATCGCAACTTGGGCAAATGGGTGGATTCAGCCGTCAAGAATCAGGTCTCTCTGAATTTCCTGAACATAGGGCAGGGCGCCATCATTACGGCGGGTGTAACTGTGCTGCTGTGGTTGTCGGCCGATGGCGTGGTCAAGGGCGCCATGACGGTGGGCGACGTCGTGCTGGTGTCGGCCTACCTGACCCAGCTCTATGCGCCGCTTAATTTTCTAGGTTTTGTCTATCGGGAAATCAAGCACGCCCTAGCCGATATGGAGCGCATGTTCGACTTGATGGAACAAGGCCAGGAGGTGGCCGACCAGCCCGATGCGCGCAATCTCAAGACCAGTCAGGCTTCCATAGAGTTTGATCATGTGGACTTCGGTTACGAAGGCAAGCGCCAGATTCTGTTTGATGTAAGCCTGGCCATACCTGCAGGCAAAACGCTGGCGGTGGTGGGCGCGTCGGGTGCGGGCAAATCGACCTTGTCGCGCCTGATGTTCCGTTTCTATGATGTCACGGCAGGCGCCATCAAGATCAATGGGGCTGATATTCGCGGCCTGACCCAGGCCAGCCTGCGCCAGCACATAGGCATAGTTCCCCAAGATACCGTGCTGTTCAACGATAGCATCTTGTACAACATAGCCTACGGCAACCCTTTGGCCACGCAAGACGAGATCATCCAGGCGGCACGGGCGGCCAGTATTCATGACTTTATTATGGGCTTGCCCGATGGCTACCAGACGCAGGTGGGTGAGCGCGGGCTGAAGCTGTCGGGCGGCGAAAAACAGCGCGTCGCCATTGCGCGAACTTTGCTGAAGAATCCGCCCATACTGATTTTTGACGAAGCCACCAGTGCGTTGGATACTCGCACAGAGCGGTCCATACAGGATGAGCTGAATCAGATTTCCAAAGACCGGACCACGCTGATCATCGCGCACAGGTTGTCCACCATAGTCGAAGCAGACGAAATCCTTGTGCTGGACCACGGGAAAGTACTGGAGCAGGGAGCGCATCGCGAGCTACTGGCGCAAGGCGGGCGTTACGCGCAAATGTGGGCATTGCAGCAGGCGGGACAAGATTGA
- a CDS encoding LysR family transcriptional regulator produces the protein MNLSSRQLRAFVALAQEKHFTRAAGRCHQTQPAFSALIRSLEDLAGVRLFDRTTRRVELTPEGRLFNESALRLLNDLDAVMGDVQDHVAKRKGSVAVAALPSLAAGWLPGIYAQFHAQYPGVQLHLHDALLEPCLDMVRQGSVDIAVAAKGSDMGGLVAEPLCEDYFHLVCRDDHPLAQHSAVHLRQLKGSAMIQLGKGSSIRQSLACNAVFSGLDSFLEVDHLATVTGLVSAGLGVSLVPSMTLFQFRHERIKVIPLAPRSRIKRSLYLIRRSEKSLSSAGRAFYDVLLAQRSSLARRNELVVAPGTISDAATFNFSS, from the coding sequence ATGAATCTATCTTCTCGACAGTTACGCGCCTTTGTGGCCCTGGCGCAGGAAAAACACTTCACCAGGGCGGCCGGGCGCTGCCATCAGACCCAGCCGGCCTTCAGCGCGCTGATCCGGTCACTGGAAGATCTGGCGGGCGTGCGCCTGTTCGATCGCACCACGCGCCGGGTGGAACTGACGCCTGAAGGCCGCTTGTTCAATGAATCGGCTCTGCGACTGTTGAATGATCTGGATGCCGTCATGGGAGATGTTCAGGACCATGTCGCCAAGCGCAAGGGCAGTGTGGCCGTGGCCGCCTTGCCCTCGCTGGCTGCAGGCTGGCTGCCGGGTATTTATGCACAGTTCCATGCCCAGTACCCGGGGGTGCAGCTGCATTTGCATGATGCCTTGCTGGAGCCTTGCCTGGACATGGTCAGGCAAGGCTCGGTGGATATCGCGGTGGCCGCCAAGGGCAGCGACATGGGCGGTTTGGTGGCGGAACCTTTGTGCGAAGACTATTTCCATCTGGTATGCCGTGATGACCATCCCTTGGCGCAACATAGCGCCGTGCATCTGCGCCAGCTCAAGGGCAGCGCCATGATTCAGCTTGGCAAGGGCAGCAGCATACGCCAAAGTCTGGCTTGCAATGCGGTGTTTTCAGGCCTGGACAGTTTTCTTGAAGTCGATCACCTGGCTACGGTTACCGGTCTGGTCAGTGCCGGCCTGGGTGTCAGCCTGGTGCCTTCCATGACTTTGTTTCAGTTCCGTCATGAAAGGATCAAGGTCATTCCTCTGGCCCCGCGCAGCCGAATCAAACGCTCTTTGTATTTGATACGCCGCAGCGAGAAAAGCCTGTCCAGCGCCGGGCGCGCCTTTTATGATGTGCTGCTGGCGCAGCGCTCCAGTCTGGCCCGGCGTAACGAACTGGTGGTGGCTCCCGGTACAATTTCAGACGCCGCTACTTTCAACTTCTCTTCATGA